A genomic stretch from Helianthus annuus cultivar XRQ/B chromosome 1, HanXRQr2.0-SUNRISE, whole genome shotgun sequence includes:
- the LOC110929985 gene encoding uncharacterized protein LOC110929985: MVTALVLNKKYNFSHIVFHYMTEKITTKSKTWMYPRFVQMLIDHAYPEIDQNIKDDLLVQSHMSNDSLKQLARYHPNHPEPKIGAEFFGFIKNVNYVDPDLVDHKNWRNEEELKEAAYAEELKTLAEFKSIKNEWFVKETGRRRRKATPKVQEGEGSSSKPKKKQKKAAETLLIDEPEEDEPGVTVEDDLYNAGEDMMFNVHVLETGPTVTAEVDQAVNVEAGKEKVIDDIEGDDVDKSTTSSSSSSDDEIDETERLRRVQEATKQEKLLRKRKRQEKDDDDAYVPSPEHVSESQSPSVGQKKAGARKKVVSPKIRKVTPKIKMPKIVLKKKPSKETSKPPTPPHEPTPPQSPIQSPP; this comes from the coding sequence ATGGTTACTGCGTTAGTGCTGAACAAGAAGTACAACTTTTCGCATATTGTATTCCACTACATGACAGAGAAAATCACAACGAAGAGCAAGACATGGATGTATCCTCGATTCGTGCAGATGTTGATCGATCACGCTTATCCAGAAATTGATCAAAATATAAAGGATGACTTGTTGGTGCAATCACATATGAGCAACGATTCGCTCAAACAGCTTGCGAGATATCATCCTAATCACCCTGAACCAAAGATTGGTGCAGAATTCTTCGGATTTATAAAGAATGTAAACTACGTTGATCCTGATCTAGTTGATCATAAAAACTGGAGAAACGAAGAAGAATTGAAAGAGGCAGCCTATGCTGAAGAGCTGAAAACTCTTGCGGAGTTTAAAAGCATCAAAAATGAATGGTTTGTCAAAGAAACAGGGAGGAGACGCAGAAAGGCCACTCCTAAAGTTCAAGAGGGTGAAGGGTCATCATCAAAACCaaagaaaaagcaaaagaaagCCGCAGAAACGTTATTGATTGATGAACCTGAAGAAGATGAGCCAGGGGTAACTGTGGAAGATGATCTGTATAATGCTGGTGAAGATATGATGTTTAATGTTCATGTCTTGGAAACTGGGCCAACAGTGACTGCTGAAGTTGATCAAGCGGTTAATGTCGAAGCTGGAAAAGAGAAGGTCATTGATGACATTGAGGGTGATGATGTTGATAAGAGCACTACAAGTTCTTCGAGCTCTTCAGATGATGAGATTGACGAGACTGAACGTTTAAGAAGAGTTCAGGAAGCAACAAAACAAGAGAAATTGTTGAGGAAAAGAAAGAGACAGGAAAAAGATGACGATGATGCTTATGTTCCTTCTCCAGAACATGTCTCTGAGTCACAATCTCCTTCAGTAGGTCAAAAGAAAGCTGGAGCACGAAAGAAAGTTGTATCTCCAAAGATCCGAAAAGTTACACCAAAGATTAAAATGCCAAAGATCGTCTTAAAGAAGAAACCTTCCAAAGAAACCAGtaaaccaccaacaccaccacatgaaccAACACCACCTCAATCACCAATCCAATCACCTCCATGA